The DNA segment CCCAACTGCTCCCGGGAAATCTCTAGGGCTTGTAGGTAGAGGAGTTCGGCTTCACCATAGTGCCCTTGTGCCTCATACAGCACTGCCAGATTGTTGAAGCTGTTGGCAACATCGGGATGACGATTGCCCAATATCTCTCGATAAATTGCCAGAGAGTCTTGATAGAGAGGTTCAGCCTCCTCATAGCGCCCTTGATCCTGATACAGTAATGCCAGGTTGTTGAGGCTGGTGGCAACAGAGGGGTGGCGATCGCCCAAAGCCTCGCGGTAAATCTCTAAAGCCTGTTGCAAAAGTGGTTCAGCCTCCTCATAGCGCTCTTGGGCCTGATACAGCAGTGCCAGACCGCTAAGGCTGTTGGCGACATGGGGGTGGCGATCGCCCAACTGCTCACGGGAAATCTCCAGAGCTTGTTGATAGAGGAGT comes from the Leptolyngbya sp. CCY15150 genome and includes:
- a CDS encoding tetratricopeptide repeat protein, translated to VLYEAQGHYGEAELLYLQALEISREQLGDRHPHVASSLNNLAVLYEAQGRYGEAELLYQQALEISREQLGDRHPHVANSLSGLALLYQAQERYEEAEPLLQQALEIYREALGDRHPSVATSLNNLALLYQDQGRYEEAEPLYQDSLAIYREILGNRHPDVANSFNNLAVLYEAQGHYGEAELLYLQALEISREQLG